The Montipora foliosa isolate CH-2021 chromosome 1, ASM3666993v2, whole genome shotgun sequence genome has a window encoding:
- the LOC138009682 gene encoding ATP-dependent DNA helicase PIF1-like yields the protein MRQKDDQPFTELLNRIRTGTQTEADIQCIQSRSISPSDSNYPHDALHIWAENQPVNQYNVTRLNEIPAQQYILTAIDQYPPHVSKQDIDRVLARSRSETGGLDYQISIKEGCRVMLTTNIDIADRLINGQMGTVIKIEVDGNTKKTNIVYIKFDDSEAGKEAIAKHSNNFAHNNQAVPIVPVLTKIKIKPGKPSSPEIQRTQFPLTLAYACTVHKVQGLTLKNVVISFDLLKQRSFNYGQIYVALSRSTTLQGLHILGNIEMKHVKANPKVDKEYERLLKISSITSSLSSEDELAFSNTGVTVSLLNIRSLRKHSIDIRYDNNMFNSDILAFTETQLIPNDADNEIRRNLQPFALFRQDHQSDKFMSLAVCTKDYIQITEHEYFSSINALKFVIANSINHQNPSFLLLYRKKSTSIPLFISN from the coding sequence ATGAGACAAAAGGATGACCAACCATTCACTGAACTTTTAAATAGAATCAGAACAGGAACCCAAACAGAAGCAGATATCCAGTGCATTCAGTCAAGATCAATTTCACCATCTGACTCTAACTATCCACACGATGCTCTCCATATCTGGGCAGAAAATCAACCTGTTAATCAATACAATGTAACCAGACTAAATGAAATACCAGCACAACAATACATTCTTACTGCAATTGACCAATACCCACCACATGTCAGCAAACAAGATATTGACAGAGTTTTAGCACGAAGCAGGTCTGAAACAGGTGGACTAGACTATCAAATCTCAATAAAGGAAGGTTGTAGAGTAATGTTAACAACAAACATAGACATTGCTGATAGACTGATAAATGGTCAGATGGGAACTGTAATTAAGATTGAAGTTGATGGAAACACTAAAAAGACAAATATTGTGTACATCAAGTTTGATGATAGTGAGGCTGGAAAGGAAGCAATAGCAAaacattcaaataattttgctCATAATAACCAGGCAGTCCCTATTGTACCAGTactaacaaaaattaaaatcaaaccAGGCAAACCTTCATCGCCGGAGATTCAAAGAACACAATTTCCCTTGACACTAGCCTATGCATGTACAGTACACAAGGTCCAAGGTTTAACATTGAAAAATGTTGTTATTAGCTTTGATCTTCTCAAACAAAGATCTTTTAACTATGGCCAAATATATGTTGCACTAAGTCGTTCAACAACGTTACAAGGACTTCATATTCTTGGCAATATTGAAATGAAACATGTCAAGGCAAATCCAAAGGTAGACAAGGAATATGAAAGGTTACTAAAGATTTCATCAATTACAAGCAGTCTTTCCTCTGAAGATGAGTTAGCATTCTCAAATACTGGTGTCACAGTTAGCCTGTTAAATATTAGATCTCTTAGAAAACACAGTATTGACATAAGATATGATAATAATATGTTCAACAGTGATATCTTAGCTTTCACAGAAACACAACTAATTCCTAATGATGCAGATAATGAAATAAGAAGAAACTTGCAACCATTTGCTTTATTTAGGCAGGACCATCAAAGTGATAAATTTATGAGTTTAGCTGTTTGTACCAAGGATTACATCCAAATAACAGAACATGAATACTTCTCATCAATCAATGCCTTGAAATTTGTGATTGCAAACTCAATAAATCATCAAAACCCATCATTCTTACTGCTTTATCGTAAGAAGTCCACCAGTATTCCTCTCTTCATTTCAAATTGA